One stretch of Streptomyces sp. NBC_01363 DNA includes these proteins:
- a CDS encoding DsbA family protein, which translates to MSKSTSARKPSPRNRKPLVYGAGVVLAAALLGFVSYRATVPDHSGSGSSSVADVTADPDAGVYPELAKLARRDAGDKLAQGRADAPVVLIEYADFKCGYCGKFARDTEPALVKKYVDNGTLRIEWRNFPIFGAESEAAARAAWAAGQQDRFWQFHAAAYAEGAKEKGFGKDRLKALARQAGVADLDRFARDADSSAASAAVGKDQEQGYGIGATSTPSFLINGRPIAGAQPMETFTSAIEAAAEKARATEDAKGGKNAEGAGDDAK; encoded by the coding sequence ATGTCCAAGTCCACGTCCGCACGCAAGCCCTCGCCCAGGAACAGGAAGCCGTTGGTCTACGGCGCCGGAGTCGTCCTCGCTGCCGCGCTGCTCGGCTTCGTCTCCTACCGGGCCACCGTCCCCGACCACTCGGGCTCCGGCTCCTCCTCGGTCGCCGATGTCACCGCCGACCCGGACGCCGGCGTCTATCCGGAGCTGGCGAAGCTCGCCCGCCGCGACGCCGGCGACAAGCTCGCTCAGGGCCGCGCCGACGCACCCGTGGTCCTGATCGAGTACGCCGACTTCAAGTGCGGCTACTGCGGCAAGTTCGCCCGCGACACCGAACCCGCCCTGGTCAAGAAGTACGTCGACAACGGCACCCTGCGTATCGAGTGGCGCAACTTCCCGATCTTCGGCGCCGAGTCCGAGGCCGCCGCCCGCGCTGCCTGGGCCGCCGGGCAGCAGGACCGCTTCTGGCAGTTCCACGCCGCCGCGTACGCCGAGGGGGCCAAGGAGAAGGGGTTCGGCAAGGACCGGCTGAAGGCCCTCGCCCGGCAGGCCGGGGTCGCGGACCTCGATCGCTTCGCCCGCGACGCGGACAGCTCCGCCGCCTCCGCCGCCGTGGGCAAGGACCAGGAACAGGGGTACGGAATCGGCGCGACCTCCACTCCGTCGTTCCTGATCAACGGCCGCCCGATCGCCGGAGCCCAGCCCATGGAGACCTTCACCTCGGCCATCGAGGCGGCGGCCGAGAAGGCCCGCGCCACCGAGGACGCCAAGGGCGGCAAGAACGCCGAGGGTGCCGGGGACGACGCGAAATGA
- the hrpA gene encoding ATP-dependent RNA helicase HrpA, whose translation MSTSFADLQNRLGQISLRDAHRLGRRLEGARRIRKPEARQSVLDEIAAEAGKAAERLSLRAARMPALSYPEQLPVSQKKDEILEAIRDHQVVIVAGETGSGKTTQIPKICMELGRGVRGMIGHTQPRRIAARTVAERVADELRTPLGEAVGWKVRFTDQVNPDATFVKLMTDGILLAEIQTDRELRAYDTIIIDEAHERSLNIDFLLGYLARLLPKRPDLKVVITSATIDPERFARHFGEAPIVEVSGRTYPVEVRYRPLLEEDTDDSDRDQITAICDAVDELQTEGPGDILVFLSGEREIRDTADALNKRNLRHTEVLPLYARLSHAEQHRVFQRHTGRRIVLATNVAETSLTVPGIKYVIDPGNARISRYSHRTKVQRLPIERISQASANQRKGRCGRTSDGICIRLYSEDDFLTRPEFTDPEILRTNLASVILQMTAAGLGDIEKFPFIDPPDHRNIRDGVQLLQELGALDAEEKDPKKRLTQLGRKLSQLPVDPRLARMVIEADRNGCVREVMVIAAALSIQDPRERPSEKQTQADQQHARFKDETSDFLAFLNLWRYIREQQKERGSSSFRRMCKQEYLNFLRIREWQDIYAQLRTVAKQMGIQLNEEAAPEQAVHTSLLAGLLSHIGLKDTEKNEYLGARSAKFAIFPGSALFKKQPRFVMSAELVETSRLWARVNAKVEPEWIEPLAQHLLKRTYSEPHWEKDQAAVMAYERVTLYGVPIVAQRKINFGRIDAETSRDLFIRNALVEGDWRTHHQFFHDNRKLLGEVEELEHRARRRDILVDDETLFDFYDQRIPEHVVSGAHFDSWWKHKRRDEPDALDFERSMLINEKAGAVTKDDYPDSWRQGKLKFKVTYQFEPGADADGVTVHIPLQVLNQVTSEGFDWQIPGLREEVVTELIRSLPKPIRRHYVPAPNYADKFLDRAVPLQEPLPVTLARELQRMVGVPVTADDFDLSRIPDHLKITFRIVDERRRKVAEDKDLEALKLQLRPKARQALSKAAAATAGPSGESIERSGLTDWTIGTLNRVFETRRAGQPVKAYPALVDQGDTVAVRLFDTEAEQQQAMWLGTRKLIVLNVPVNPAKFASDKLTNQQKLALSRNPHGSIQALFEDCATAAADRLIGAHGGPAWDEESFRKLYDKVRADLVALTEHTVKQVQQVLAAWQACERRLKATNSLVLVDNVTDARDQIAALVPPGFVTKTGLRRLPDLMRYLVAVDRRLQQMPTAVQRDTTRMKKVHEMQDEYAWLLEQMPQGRPVPQEVLDIRWMIEELRVSYFAHALGTAYPVSDKRIVKAIDAAAP comes from the coding sequence ATGTCTACTTCCTTCGCTGATCTCCAGAACCGGCTCGGACAGATCTCGCTCCGCGACGCGCACCGGCTCGGCCGCCGTCTCGAAGGGGCGCGCCGCATCCGTAAGCCCGAGGCCCGGCAGTCCGTGCTGGACGAGATCGCCGCCGAGGCCGGCAAGGCGGCCGAGCGGCTCTCGCTGCGTGCCGCGCGGATGCCTGCCCTGTCGTACCCGGAACAGCTCCCGGTCAGTCAGAAGAAGGACGAGATCCTTGAGGCGATACGCGACCACCAGGTCGTGATCGTCGCCGGGGAGACCGGCTCCGGCAAGACCACGCAGATCCCGAAGATCTGCATGGAACTGGGGCGCGGTGTCCGGGGCATGATCGGGCACACCCAGCCGCGCCGGATCGCGGCCCGTACGGTCGCCGAGCGCGTCGCGGACGAGCTGAGGACGCCGCTGGGCGAGGCGGTCGGCTGGAAGGTCCGCTTCACCGACCAGGTGAACCCCGACGCCACGTTCGTGAAGCTGATGACGGACGGCATCCTGCTCGCCGAGATCCAGACGGACCGCGAGCTGCGCGCTTACGACACGATCATCATCGACGAGGCCCACGAGCGGTCGCTGAACATCGACTTCCTGCTCGGCTATCTGGCCAGGCTGCTGCCCAAGCGCCCGGACCTGAAGGTCGTCATCACCTCGGCGACGATCGACCCCGAGCGGTTCGCGCGCCACTTCGGCGAGGCACCGATCGTCGAGGTCAGCGGGCGTACGTACCCGGTCGAGGTGCGCTACCGCCCGCTCCTCGAAGAGGACACGGACGACTCCGACCGCGACCAGATCACCGCGATCTGCGACGCCGTGGACGAGCTCCAGACGGAGGGTCCGGGCGACATCCTGGTCTTCCTCTCCGGCGAGCGGGAGATCCGTGACACGGCGGACGCGCTGAACAAGCGCAACCTCCGCCACACCGAGGTGCTCCCTCTCTACGCCCGGCTCTCGCACGCCGAGCAGCACCGCGTCTTCCAGCGCCACACGGGTCGCAGGATCGTCCTGGCGACCAATGTCGCCGAGACCTCGCTGACCGTCCCCGGCATCAAGTACGTGATCGACCCGGGCAACGCCCGGATCTCCCGCTACAGCCACCGCACCAAGGTCCAGCGGCTGCCGATCGAGCGGATCTCGCAGGCCAGCGCCAACCAGCGCAAGGGCCGCTGCGGCCGTACCTCGGACGGCATCTGCATCCGGCTGTACTCCGAGGACGACTTCCTGACCCGTCCGGAGTTCACCGACCCGGAGATCCTCCGTACCAATCTGGCCTCCGTCATCCTCCAGATGACCGCGGCCGGCCTGGGCGACATCGAGAAGTTCCCCTTCATCGACCCGCCGGACCACCGCAACATCCGCGACGGCGTCCAGCTCCTCCAGGAGCTCGGCGCACTGGACGCGGAGGAGAAGGATCCGAAGAAGCGGCTCACCCAGCTCGGCCGGAAGCTCTCGCAGCTGCCCGTCGACCCGCGTCTGGCCCGCATGGTCATCGAGGCCGACCGCAACGGCTGTGTCCGTGAGGTCATGGTCATCGCGGCGGCGCTCTCCATCCAGGACCCGCGCGAGCGGCCCTCGGAGAAGCAGACCCAGGCCGATCAGCAGCACGCCCGCTTCAAGGACGAGACGTCCGACTTCCTGGCGTTCCTGAACCTGTGGCGGTACATCCGTGAGCAGCAGAAGGAGCGCGGCTCGTCCAGCTTCCGCCGGATGTGCAAGCAGGAGTATCTGAACTTCCTGCGCATCCGCGAATGGCAGGACATCTACGCGCAGCTGCGTACGGTCGCCAAGCAGATGGGCATCCAGCTCAATGAGGAGGCCGCGCCGGAGCAGGCGGTGCACACCTCGCTGCTGGCCGGGCTGCTCTCGCACATCGGGCTGAAGGACACCGAGAAGAACGAGTACCTGGGTGCGCGCAGCGCCAAGTTCGCGATCTTCCCGGGATCGGCGCTCTTCAAGAAGCAGCCGCGGTTCGTGATGTCGGCCGAGCTGGTCGAGACGTCCCGGCTGTGGGCGCGGGTCAACGCCAAGGTCGAGCCGGAGTGGATCGAGCCGCTGGCCCAGCATCTGCTGAAGCGCACCTACAGCGAGCCGCACTGGGAGAAGGACCAGGCGGCGGTGATGGCGTACGAGCGGGTCACGCTCTACGGGGTACCGATCGTCGCCCAGCGCAAGATCAATTTCGGCCGCATCGACGCCGAGACCTCCCGCGATCTGTTCATCCGCAACGCCCTGGTCGAGGGCGACTGGCGGACCCACCACCAGTTCTTCCACGACAACCGAAAACTGCTCGGCGAGGTCGAGGAGCTGGAGCACCGCGCCCGGCGCCGCGACATCCTCGTGGACGACGAGACGCTCTTCGACTTCTACGACCAGCGGATCCCCGAGCACGTGGTCTCCGGGGCGCACTTCGACTCCTGGTGGAAGCACAAGCGCCGGGACGAGCCGGACGCGCTGGACTTCGAGCGCTCGATGCTCATCAACGAGAAGGCCGGGGCCGTCACCAAGGACGACTACCCGGACTCCTGGCGCCAGGGGAAGCTCAAGTTCAAGGTCACGTACCAGTTCGAGCCGGGTGCGGACGCCGACGGCGTGACCGTCCACATCCCGCTCCAGGTGCTCAACCAGGTCACCTCCGAGGGCTTCGACTGGCAGATCCCGGGCCTGCGGGAGGAAGTGGTCACCGAGCTGATCCGCTCGCTGCCCAAGCCGATCCGCCGGCACTACGTCCCCGCGCCGAACTACGCGGACAAGTTCCTCGACCGGGCCGTACCGCTGCAGGAGCCGCTGCCGGTCACGCTGGCCCGGGAGCTCCAGCGGATGGTCGGCGTCCCGGTCACGGCCGACGACTTCGACCTGAGCCGTATCCCGGACCACCTGAAGATCACGTTCCGGATCGTCGACGAGCGGCGCCGCAAGGTGGCCGAGGACAAGGACCTGGAGGCACTCAAGCTCCAGCTGCGCCCCAAGGCCCGTCAGGCCCTCTCCAAGGCCGCCGCGGCCACCGCCGGGCCCTCGGGCGAGTCCATCGAGCGTTCGGGTCTCACGGACTGGACGATCGGCACGCTGAACCGCGTCTTCGAGACCAGACGGGCCGGCCAGCCGGTCAAGGCGTACCCGGCGCTGGTGGACCAGGGCGACACCGTCGCCGTACGGCTCTTCGACACCGAGGCCGAGCAGCAGCAGGCGATGTGGCTGGGCACCCGGAAGCTGATCGTGCTGAACGTGCCGGTGAATCCGGCGAAGTTCGCCTCCGACAAGCTGACGAACCAGCAGAAGCTGGCCCTGTCCCGCAACCCGCACGGCTCCATCCAGGCGCTGTTCGAGGACTGCGCGACGGCCGCCGCCGACCGGCTGATCGGCGCGCACGGCGGCCCTGCCTGGGACGAGGAGTCGTTCCGGAAGCTGTACGACAAGGTGCGCGCCGACCTCGTCGCCCTGACCGAGCACACGGTCAAGCAGGTCCAGCAGGTGCTGGCCGCCTGGCAGGCCTGCGAGCGGCGCCTGAAGGCCACCAACAGCCTGGTCCTCGTCGACAACGTCACCGACGCCCGGGACCAGATCGCGGCCCTCGTGCCGCCGGGCTTCGTCACGAAGACCGGGCTGCGCAGGCTGCCCGACCTGATGCGCTATCTGGTCGCCGTGGACCGCCGGCTCCAGCAGATGCCGACGGCCGTCCAGCGCGACACCACGCGCATGAAGAAGGTCCACGAGATGCAGGACGAGTACGCCTGGCTGCTCGAACAGATGCCGCAGGGCAGGCCCGTGCCGCAGGAGGTGCTGGACATCCGCTGGATGATCGAGGAGCTCCGGGTCAGCTATTTCGCCCACGCGCTGGGGACGGCCTACCCGGTCTCCGACAAGCGGATCGTGAAGGCGATCGACGCGGCGGCACCGTGA
- a CDS encoding DUF6274 family protein, producing the protein MTASAAHETRALLRAHLAAASGRRHLTHHCAVCHRLLRLAMEPLTARRTDSAPEPPEPRTGRQDGALEAEDESPPGG; encoded by the coding sequence ATGACTGCGTCCGCCGCACACGAGACCCGCGCGCTCCTGCGCGCCCATCTGGCCGCCGCTTCCGGCCGCCGTCACCTCACCCACCACTGCGCGGTCTGCCATCGGCTCCTGAGGCTCGCCATGGAGCCCCTGACGGCCCGTCGGACCGATTCCGCCCCCGAACCGCCGGAGCCGCGCACGGGGCGCCAGGACGGCGCCCTGGAAGCCGAGGACGAAAGTCCTCCGGGCGGGTGA
- the bldC gene encoding developmental transcriptional regulator BldC, whose amino-acid sequence MTARTPDAEPLLTPAEVATMFRVDPKTVTRWAKAGKLTSIRTLGGHRRYREAEVRALLAGIPQQRSEA is encoded by the coding sequence ATGACCGCTCGCACCCCTGATGCCGAGCCGCTGCTGACCCCGGCTGAGGTTGCCACGATGTTCCGCGTGGACCCGAAGACGGTTACCCGCTGGGCCAAGGCAGGCAAGCTCACGTCCATCCGCACGCTCGGTGGACATCGCCGGTACCGCGAGGCAGAGGTCCGCGCACTGCTTGCGGGTATTCCGCAGCAGCGCAGCGAGGCCTGA
- a CDS encoding Glu/Leu/Phe/Val dehydrogenase dimerization domain-containing protein, producing MTDVTDGVLHTLFHSEQGGHEQVVLCQDRASGLKAVIAIHSTALGPALGGTRFYPYVSEEEAVADALNLARGMSYKNAMAGLDHGGGKAVIIGDPAQIKSEELLLAYGRFVASLGGRYVTACDVGTYVADMDVVARECRWTTGRSPENGGAGDSSVLTAFGVFQGMRASAQHVWGDPTLRGRKVGVAGVGKVGHYLVEHLLSDGAEVVITDVREESVRRITDKHPGVAVATDTEALIRTKGLDIYAPCALGGALNDESIAVLTAKVVCGAANNQLAHPGVEKDLADRSILYAPDYVVNAGGVIQVADELHGFDFDRCRAKASKIFDTTLAIFARAKVDGIPPAAAADRIAEQRMAEARRR from the coding sequence GTGACCGATGTGACCGACGGCGTCCTGCACACCCTGTTCCACTCGGAGCAGGGGGGGCACGAACAAGTCGTGCTCTGCCAGGACCGTGCCAGCGGCCTCAAGGCTGTCATCGCCATCCACTCCACCGCCCTGGGCCCGGCCCTCGGCGGCACCCGCTTCTATCCGTACGTCTCCGAGGAGGAGGCCGTCGCGGACGCGCTGAACCTCGCGCGCGGCATGTCGTACAAGAACGCCATGGCCGGTCTCGACCACGGCGGCGGCAAGGCCGTCATCATCGGCGACCCCGCACAGATCAAGTCGGAGGAACTGCTGCTGGCCTACGGCCGGTTCGTGGCCTCGCTCGGCGGGCGTTACGTGACCGCCTGCGACGTCGGCACCTACGTCGCCGACATGGACGTCGTCGCCCGCGAGTGCCGCTGGACCACCGGCCGCTCCCCCGAGAACGGCGGCGCCGGCGACTCCTCGGTCCTCACCGCGTTCGGTGTCTTCCAGGGCATGCGGGCCTCGGCGCAGCACGTCTGGGGCGACCCGACGCTGCGTGGCCGAAAAGTGGGGGTCGCCGGGGTCGGTAAGGTCGGCCACTATCTCGTCGAGCATCTGCTCTCGGACGGTGCGGAGGTCGTGATCACGGATGTGCGGGAGGAATCCGTACGCCGGATCACCGACAAGCACCCCGGGGTCGCCGTCGCCACGGACACCGAGGCGCTGATCCGTACCAAGGGGCTCGACATCTATGCCCCGTGCGCGCTCGGCGGTGCGCTGAACGACGAGAGCATCGCGGTGCTCACGGCCAAGGTGGTGTGCGGCGCGGCCAACAACCAGCTCGCGCACCCCGGCGTCGAGAAGGACCTCGCGGACCGGTCGATCCTGTACGCGCCCGACTACGTGGTGAACGCGGGCGGTGTCATCCAGGTCGCCGACGAGCTGCACGGCTTCGACTTCGACCGGTGCAGGGCCAAGGCGTCGAAGATCTTCGACACCACGCTGGCCATATTCGCACGTGCGAAGGTCGACGGCATCCCGCCGGCCGCCGCGGCCGACCGGATCGCCGAGCAGCGGATGGCCGAAGCCCGCCGCCGCTGA
- a CDS encoding DUF3073 domain-containing protein, translated as MGRGRAKAKQTKVARQLKYSSGGTDLSRLANELGASPSSQPPNAEPFEDDDEEDDPYAQYADLYNDDEDEDEDDKSGPSSQRRGA; from the coding sequence ATGGGGCGCGGCCGGGCAAAGGCCAAGCAGACAAAGGTCGCCCGCCAGCTGAAGTACAGCAGCGGCGGGACTGACCTGTCGCGTCTGGCCAATGAGCTGGGCGCATCGCCTTCGAGTCAACCACCGAACGCAGAGCCGTTCGAGGACGACGACGAGGAAGATGACCCGTACGCACAGTACGCGGATCTGTACAACGACGACGAGGACGAGGACGAGGACGACAAGTCCGGTCCGTCGTCACAGCGCCGCGGCGCTTGA
- the purM gene encoding phosphoribosylformylglycinamidine cyclo-ligase, producing MSETTGASYAAAGVDIEAGDRAVELMKEWVKKTQRPEVAGLGGLGGFAGLFDASALKRYERPLLASATDGVGTKVDLARKMGVYDTIGHDLVGMVVDDLVVCGAEPLFMTDYICVGKVHPERVAAIVKGIAEGCVLAGCSLVGGETAEHPGLLGPDDFDVAGAGTGVVEADRLLGPDRIRKGDAVIAMASSGLHSNGYSLVRHVVFDRAGWSLDRQVEEFGRTLGEELLEPTRIYSLDCLALTRTTEVHGFSHVTGGGLANNLARVIPDGLHARVDRSTWTPGAVFDVVGRTGQVEQLELEKTLNMGVGMIAIVPAESVDVALTTLADRGVESWVAGEITERGAHTSGAELVGGYAR from the coding sequence ATGTCTGAGACAACAGGTGCTTCCTACGCGGCAGCGGGCGTCGACATCGAAGCCGGCGACCGTGCCGTCGAGCTGATGAAGGAGTGGGTGAAGAAGACGCAGCGCCCCGAGGTCGCGGGCCTCGGCGGTCTCGGCGGTTTCGCCGGCCTCTTCGACGCCTCGGCTCTCAAGCGCTACGAGCGTCCGCTGCTCGCCTCCGCCACCGACGGCGTCGGCACGAAGGTCGACCTCGCCCGCAAGATGGGCGTGTACGACACCATCGGCCACGACCTCGTCGGCATGGTCGTCGACGACCTGGTCGTCTGCGGTGCCGAGCCGCTCTTCATGACCGACTACATCTGCGTCGGCAAGGTGCACCCCGAGCGGGTCGCGGCCATCGTGAAGGGCATCGCCGAGGGCTGTGTCCTCGCGGGCTGTTCCCTGGTCGGCGGCGAGACGGCCGAGCACCCGGGCCTCCTCGGTCCGGACGACTTCGATGTCGCCGGCGCCGGTACGGGCGTGGTCGAGGCCGACCGACTGCTGGGCCCGGACCGTATCCGTAAGGGTGACGCGGTGATCGCCATGGCGTCGTCCGGTCTTCACTCCAACGGGTACTCGCTCGTCCGGCACGTGGTCTTCGACCGGGCCGGCTGGTCGCTGGACCGGCAGGTCGAGGAGTTCGGCCGCACGCTCGGCGAGGAGCTCCTGGAGCCCACCAGGATCTACTCGCTGGACTGCCTGGCGCTCACCCGTACGACCGAGGTGCACGGCTTCAGCCACGTCACCGGCGGCGGCCTGGCCAACAACCTGGCCCGGGTCATCCCGGACGGACTGCACGCCAGGGTCGACCGCTCCACCTGGACGCCCGGCGCGGTCTTCGACGTGGTCGGCCGCACGGGACAGGTCGAGCAGCTGGAGCTGGAGAAGACGCTGAACATGGGCGTCGGCATGATCGCGATCGTCCCGGCCGAGTCCGTGGACGTGGCACTGACGACACTGGCCGACCGCGGGGTCGAGTCCTGGGTCGCGGGCGAGATCACCGAGCGCGGGGCGCACACCTCGGGCGCGGAGCTCGTCGGTGGGTACGCGCGCTAG
- the purF gene encoding amidophosphoribosyltransferase, protein MPRGDGRLNHDLLPGEKGPQDACGVFGVWAPGEEVAKLTYFGLYALQHRGQESAGIAVSNGSQILVFKDMGLVSQVFDETSLGSLQGHIAVGHARYSTTGASVWENAQPTFRATAHGSIALGHNGNLVNTAQLAEMVADLPRKDGRATQVAATNDTDLVTALLAGQTDDDGKPLTIEEAAAKVLPEVKGAFSLVFMDEHTLYAARDPQGIRPLVLGRLERGWVVASESAALDICGASFVREIEPGELVAIDENGLRTSRFAEAKPKGCVFEYVYLARPDTDIAGRNVYLSRVEMGRRLAAEAPVEADLVIATPESGTPAAIGYAEASGIPFGAGLVKNAYVGRTFIQPSQTIRQLGIRLKLNPLKEVIKGKRLVVVDDSIVRGNTQRALVRMLREAGAAEIHIRISSPPVKWPCFFGIDFATRAELIANGMTVDEISTSMGADSLAYISLDAMVEATTIAKPNLCRACFDGEYPMELPDPELLGKQLLETELAAGPAATAASDALRRP, encoded by the coding sequence GTGCCCCGTGGTGATGGACGACTCAACCACGACCTGCTCCCCGGAGAGAAAGGCCCCCAGGACGCTTGCGGCGTCTTCGGTGTCTGGGCTCCGGGCGAAGAGGTCGCCAAGCTCACCTATTTCGGACTGTATGCCCTGCAGCACCGTGGACAGGAGTCCGCGGGCATCGCAGTGAGCAACGGGTCCCAGATCCTGGTCTTCAAGGACATGGGACTGGTCTCGCAGGTCTTCGACGAAACGTCTCTGGGATCTCTCCAGGGCCATATCGCGGTCGGTCATGCCCGCTACTCCACCACCGGTGCCTCGGTGTGGGAGAACGCGCAGCCGACGTTCCGTGCGACCGCGCACGGCTCGATCGCCCTGGGTCACAACGGCAATCTGGTCAATACGGCCCAGCTCGCCGAGATGGTCGCCGACCTTCCTCGCAAGGACGGCCGCGCCACCCAGGTCGCCGCGACGAACGACACCGATCTGGTGACCGCGCTGCTCGCCGGCCAGACCGACGACGACGGCAAGCCGCTCACCATCGAGGAGGCCGCCGCGAAGGTGCTCCCCGAGGTCAAGGGCGCCTTCTCCCTCGTCTTCATGGACGAGCACACCCTCTACGCCGCCCGTGACCCGCAGGGCATCCGCCCGCTGGTCCTCGGCCGACTGGAGCGCGGCTGGGTGGTGGCCTCCGAGTCCGCCGCCCTCGACATCTGCGGCGCCAGCTTCGTCCGCGAGATCGAGCCGGGCGAGCTCGTCGCCATCGACGAGAACGGCCTGCGCACCTCGCGGTTCGCGGAAGCGAAGCCCAAGGGCTGTGTCTTCGAGTACGTCTATCTGGCCCGCCCCGACACCGACATCGCCGGGCGCAACGTCTACCTCTCCCGAGTGGAGATGGGCCGCAGGCTGGCCGCCGAGGCCCCGGTCGAGGCCGACCTCGTCATAGCGACCCCGGAGTCCGGCACCCCCGCCGCCATCGGTTACGCGGAGGCCAGCGGCATCCCGTTCGGTGCCGGCCTGGTCAAGAACGCCTACGTCGGCCGGACCTTCATCCAGCCGTCCCAGACCATCCGGCAGCTGGGCATCCGCCTCAAGCTGAACCCGCTCAAGGAAGTCATCAAGGGCAAGCGCCTGGTGGTCGTCGACGACTCGATCGTCCGCGGCAACACCCAGCGCGCACTGGTCCGGATGCTCCGCGAGGCCGGTGCCGCCGAGATCCACATCCGGATCTCGTCCCCGCCGGTGAAATGGCCCTGCTTCTTCGGCATCGACTTCGCGACCCGCGCCGAGCTGATCGCCAACGGCATGACGGTCGACGAGATCTCCACGTCGATGGGCGCGGACTCGCTCGCGTACATCTCGCTCGACGCCATGGTCGAGGCGACGACGATCGCCAAGCCGAATCTGTGCCGCGCCTGCTTCGACGGTGAGTACCCCATGGAGCTCCCGGACCCGGAGCTGCTCGGCAAGCAGCTGCTGGAGACCGAGCTGGCAGCAGGCCCGGCGGCGACCGCCGCGTCCGACGCACTGCGTCGTCCGTGA
- a CDS encoding maleylpyruvate isomerase family mycothiol-dependent enzyme, with product MPPSQKRARRYDPVRTRSAVLAQFAHVREAVRTLTPGQLALPTRLGDWTVRELAVHLTMALSAVTRNLELPEPASAKPDLTLVQWPFATADRAARIADDTRALALDHPDLDALYGEVAGRFEELVPGAGDERLLPTRVGAMRLADFLVTRTVELVVHTDDLNEAAGLDIPYDRQALAACTRLLADALAEKAPGGSVEVRVPPFAVVQCVQGPRHTRGTPPNVVETDPLTWIRLATGRTEWARALDEAKVGASGERADLAALLPLMG from the coding sequence ATGCCGCCGTCCCAGAAACGCGCCCGCCGCTACGACCCGGTCAGGACCCGCAGCGCGGTCCTGGCACAGTTCGCCCATGTCCGGGAAGCCGTCCGCACCCTGACGCCCGGACAGCTCGCGCTGCCGACCCGGCTCGGCGACTGGACCGTGCGCGAACTGGCCGTACATCTGACCATGGCGCTCTCGGCCGTCACCCGGAACCTGGAGCTGCCCGAACCCGCTTCGGCGAAGCCCGATCTGACGCTCGTCCAGTGGCCGTTCGCGACCGCGGACCGGGCCGCGCGCATCGCGGACGACACCAGGGCGCTCGCCCTGGACCACCCCGACCTGGACGCGCTGTACGGGGAGGTCGCGGGGCGGTTCGAGGAGCTGGTGCCCGGGGCCGGCGACGAGCGGCTGCTGCCTACACGGGTCGGGGCGATGCGGCTGGCCGACTTCCTCGTCACCCGTACCGTCGAACTCGTCGTGCACACCGACGATCTGAACGAGGCGGCCGGCCTCGACATCCCGTACGACCGGCAGGCGCTCGCCGCCTGCACCCGGCTGCTCGCCGACGCCCTCGCGGAGAAGGCGCCGGGCGGCTCGGTCGAGGTGCGGGTCCCGCCGTTCGCCGTCGTCCAGTGCGTGCAGGGCCCCAGGCACACCCGCGGTACGCCGCCCAACGTCGTCGAGACCGATCCGCTCACCTGGATCCGGCTCGCCACCGGGCGTACGGAGTGGGCGCGGGCGCTCGACGAGGCCAAGGTCGGCGCCAGCGGGGAGCGGGCCGATCTCGCCGCCCTGCTGCCCCTGATGGGGTGA